In Bufo gargarizans isolate SCDJY-AF-19 chromosome 6, ASM1485885v1, whole genome shotgun sequence, a single genomic region encodes these proteins:
- the LOC122942100 gene encoding uncharacterized protein LOC122942100, translating into MKQDKTESVEKFANRMEQMFRDLGFNRNDTVQVRMLSSAFVDGLKIPIQKALKIARPEYRTVDLETLVLIAKSIEVAPRTNPVMCGPTPTVQLQVGGNPHTFLVDTGAARSVLRLEEIYDPSFLDNITVQCIGIDGEARTSLLTKPLPVSSGLVLSPTVLSQFVVSTTCPLNLLGADLLQKMQANIQFHEDGTITLSSLLQPEETVMLAALQIIQDEISGTAIPSDVMKLIPPHLWSSGPQDIGRLKVQPVVVTLKSGAILPRKPQYPLSVAQIDAVTKQILAFQEKGAIIKTTSPCNTPLFPVKKKGKKGQPDTYRMVQDLRAVNEVTVLETPVVSNPYTLLSCVPPEATRFTVIDLANAFFSVPLHPDSQYLFAFTHAGCQYTWTVMPQGAQNSPSQFSKAMSSILDEWRMEHDTVTLLQYVDDLLLCADTAQTCREASVALLLFLAQQGCKVSLAKVQWCQDKVVFLGHCLSPGAKHLTEDRKTAVMKMTEPTTPKQLQAFLGLISYCRPWILDASILMQPLYDCVPTQPFYLTSEAKQCFELLKQAVISSPALGLPNYNLPFRLYVMERQGYATGVLTQLHGGRSRPLGYYSARLDPVARGSPSCIRAIHACHLLLDKTADVVLGHSLQILAPHDISAILQQTQPKHLSAARHLRMQCSLLLPDTVTIGRCHVLNPASLLPFPQGGTQEGKDDNIDATYSDDEFYHGEAHDCLQLIEQETEPLWNIKETPILDPDLTLFVDGSRYADETGKFHTGYAVTSIETVLQQQPLPPDKSAQEAELTALTEACKMAEGKTANIYTDSRYAFGVAHDFGPIWKSRKFLTAGGTPVKNAEAVQALMEALSLPIQAAILKIKAHSKAETPEAQGNALADKAAKEAAVREMKDLSTIMAFAPGKVARKDGGIPKGFFLTKEILEDRQREATDDEYEVWARKDAGPDEDRIWRLGHLLCLPRSLYPNVVCWAHGPTHLGKTAMNNLISSIWFAPAISTYTSRYVNSCMVCAKCNPGKLEKVPTKCLAKPLYPFQRIQIDHIQMPPAQGFHYALVVVDMFSGWPEAYPVKNQTAKTTVKKLLNEVVCRFGVPEVIESDQGTAFTADIAEEIWTALGTHLAFHTPYRPQSSGKVERMNGTLKLKMLKMAQETGKPWPETLPIALASVRHTPRGKEKLSPFEILFGSVPKLGQYFPEQLALQYDCLADYVIALCKHLTDLHFRVFSSIPDPEQIPGSHKLQPGDWVLVKKHVRKTLEPRFEGPYQVLLTTATSVKLEGKKTWIHASHCKRTTNPDPPPEQ; encoded by the exons ATGAAGCAGGACAAAACTGAATCCGTAGAAAAATTTGCTAACAGGATGGAACAGATGTTCCGGGATCTAGGATTCAATCGTAATGATACAGTGCAAGTAAGGATGTTATCCAGTGCCTTCGTGGATGGGCTAAAAATACCAATCCAGAAAGCCTTAAAAATTGCCCGCCCTGAGTATCGGACGGTTGACCTGGAAACActtgtattaatagcaaaaagcATTGAGGTGGCCCCTCGAACTAATCCTGTTATG TGTGGCCCTACACCAACTGTGCAGCTGCAGGTGGGGGGGAACCCACACACCTTTCTTGTGGATACTGGTGCAGCCAGAAGTGTGCTCCGACTTGAAGAGATCTATGACCCGTCCTTTCTGGACAATATTACTGTACAATGTATTGGCATTGATGGAGAGGCAAGAACATCTCTGCTGACTAAACCATTGCCTGTGTCCTCAGGTTTAGTCCTTTCTCCCACGGTCCTGTCACAATTTGTAGTGTCTACTACCTGCCCCCTCAATCTCTTGGGGGCAGACCTACTCCAAAAAATGCAAGCAAACATCCAGTTCCATGAAGACGGAACAATTACACTTTCTtccctcctacaaccagaagagaCAGTTATGCTTGCTGCCCTACAAATAATACAGGATGAGATATCTGGAACAGCCATCCCATCAGATGTGATGAAGCTGATACCTCCCCATCTATGGTCCTCAGGACCACAAGATATTGGAAGACTAAAGGTCCAGCCGGTAGTAGTCACGCTCAAGTCAGGTGCCATCCTACCACGTAAACCCCAATATCCATTGTCAGTGGCACAAATAGATGCGGTGACTAAGCAAATCTTGGCATTCCAAGAAAAGGGAGCAATAATTAAAACAACCTCTCCGTGTAACACGCCCCTTTTCCCAGTTAAAAAGAAGGGGAAAAAAGGACAGCCAGACACTTATCGTATGGTACAAGATCTACGGGCTGTCAATGAAGTTACAGTCCTGGAAACACCAGTGGTATCAAACCCATATACCCTTTTGTCATGTGTGCCTCCAGAAGCCACCCGTTTCACTGTAATTGATTTGGCAAATGCCTTCTTCTCAGTGCCACTTCATCCAGACAGTCAATATCTTTTTGCTTTCACACATGCTGGATGCCAATATACCTGGACGGTCATGCCCCAAGGAGCACAGAACAGTCCTTCTCAGTTCAGTAAAGCCATGTCTTCCATACTGGATGAATGGAGAATGGAGCATGATACAGTGACACTCCtgcaatatgtggatgatttgCTCTTGTGTGCTGACACTGCACAAACATGCAGAGAAGCTTCTGTTGCACTACTACTCTTCTTGGCTCAACAAGGATGCAAGGTCAGTCTTGCGAAAGTACAGTGGTGTCAGGACAAGGTGGTCTTCCTGGGCCATTGTCTCAGCCCTGGGGCTAAACACCTGACTGAAGATAGGAAAACAGCGGTTATGAAGATGACTGAGCCTACAACACCAAAACAACTTCAAGCCTTTCTAGGACTCATCTCATACTGTCGACCATGGATTCTGGATGCTTCAATCCTCATGCAGCCCTTGTATGATTGTGTTCCTACTCAGCCTTTCTACCTCACCTCTGAGGCAAAACAATGCTTTGAACTattaaaacaagcagtcatatcctCTCCAGCCTTGGGCCTCCCGAACTACAACTTACCATTCAGACtctatgtcatggaacgtcaaggATATGCCACAGGTGTGCTAACCCAACTACATGGAGGCCGCAGTCGCCCTCTGGGCTACTACTCAGCCAGACTTGACCCAGTGGCCAGAGGAAGTCCATCATGTATCCGAGCCATTCATGCATGTCACTTGCTATTGGACAAAACAGCTGATGTTGTCCTGGGTCATTCACTTCAAATCCTGGCCCCTCATGACATATCGGCCATCCTTCAGCAGACTCAGCCAAAACACTTGTCTGCAGCCAGACATCTCAGAATGCAGTGTTCTCTCTTACTTCCAGATACGGTCACTATCGGCAGATGCCATGTCCTCAATCCAGCTTCACTCCTTCCTTTCCCTCAAGGGGGGACTCAAGAAGGGAAGGATGACAACATTGATGCCACATACTCAGATGATGAGTTTTATCACGGGGAAGCCCATGACTGCCTACAATTAATTGAACAAGAAACTGAGCCCCTATGGAACATCAAAGAAACTCCTATTCTGGACCCGGACTTGACACTGTTTGTGGATGGATCTAGATACGCAGATGAAACAGGAAAATTCCACACAGGATATGCAGTTACCTCAATAGAAACAGTATTACAGCAACAACCCCTTCCACCGGATAAatcagcacaggaggctgaatTAACAGCTCTGACTGAGGCTTGCAAGATGGCAGAAGGGAAAACTGCAAACATCTATACTGATTCACGTTATGCTTTTGGAGTAGCCCATGATTTTGGACCAATATGGAAAAGCAGGAAGTTTCTGACAGCAGGAGGCACACCTGTGAAGAATGCGGAAGCTGTGCAGGCACTGATGGAAGCTCTAAGCCTCCCCATACAAGCTGCGATTTTGAAGATCAAAGCCCATTCAAAAGCAGAAACTCCAGAGGCCCAGGGGAATGCTCTAGCAGACAAGGCAGCTAAAGAAGCGGCAGTGAGGGAAATGAAGGATCTCAGCACCATAATGGCTTTCGCTCCGGGTAAAGTGGCCAGGAAAGACGGTGGAATTCCAAAGGGATTCTTCCTCACTAAGGAGATCTTGGAAGACAGACAACGTGAGGCTACAGATGATGAGTATGAGGTGTGGGCTCGGAAAGATGCTGGCCCAGATGAAGATCGAATATGGagactgggccacctcctgtgccTACCGAGAAGTTTATATCCAAATGTAGTCTGTTGGGCCCATGGACCCACACATCTAGGGAAGACAGCCATGAACAATCTCATATCCTCCATATGGTTTGCACCCGCCATCTCCACTTACACCTCTCGATATGTGAACAGCTGCATGGTCTGTGCCAAGTGCAATCCAGGGAAGCTGGAGAAGGTTCCCACAAAGTGTCTAGCAAAACCCTTGTACCCTTTCCAAAGGATCCAAATCGACCACATCCAAATGCCCCCTGCACAGGGGTTCCATTATGCTTTGGTGgttgtagacatgttctctggatggccagaagcctaccccgtgaaGAACCAGACAGCGAAAACTACTGTGAAGAAGTTGTTGAACGAGGTGGTTTGCCGGTTCGGGGTACCTGAAGTGATCGAGAGTGATCAAGGGACTGCTTTCACTGCGGACATTGCAGAGGAAATATGGACAGCTCTGGGAACGCACTTGGCCTTTCATACACCATACCGACCACAAAGCAGCGGAAAAGTAGAGAGAATGAACGGTACTCTGAAACTAAAGATGCTGAAGATGGCCCAAGAGACTGGCAAACCATGGCCAGAAACCCTTCCAATTGCCCTGGCCAGTGTTCGCCATACTCCCAGGGGAAAAGAGAAACTATCTCCCTTTGAGATCCTATTTGGTAGTGTCCCTAAACTAGGACAGTATTTTCCAGAACAGCTTGCATTACAGTATGACTGTCTAGCTGATTATGTGATTGCTCTATGTAAACATTTGACTGATCTACATTTTCGAGTTTTTTCTTCAATTCCAGATCCTGAACAGATTCCTGGAAGTCACAAGTTGCAGCCCGGAGACTGGGTCCTGgtaaagaaacacgtcagaaagacactggaacccagatttgaggggccttaccaagtactgcTCACCACAGCTACCTCAGTGAAACTTGAGGGAAAAAAGACTTGGATACACGCATCCCATTGTAAAAGAACCACGAATCCCGACCCACCTCCTGAACAATGA